The Topomyia yanbarensis strain Yona2022 chromosome 3, ASM3024719v1, whole genome shotgun sequence nucleotide sequence ATTTTCGTATAAATTGGCAGAATTCCCAAGTAGCATTGAGTTTTGTTTGGCATTTGCTGTTCTTGCTATGAAGTTTATAGTACAActtcaaataaattattgaaattcacCGTTGTGTTTTTAAAAGCAATAATTGCACTTATTGTGTATGATTATTACCTGTATGACAAAACTCCGAAAAATGTATTGATAAACAACCCTAATGATTTTTCCTTCCACCTCTCTCAACTTCAGCTTCACTATCGGCCATCGGTACCCCGATCGGTTGCCTGCTGAGCGGTTACATGATGGACAAATTCGGCCGCAAGAAGGCTTTACTGATGACCGAGATCCCGCTCATCATTGGATGGATCATGATCTCCTGTGCGACGAATGTGGAAATGATCTACGCTGGGCGCGTTCTTACCGGTttcggttccggaatggttGGTGCTCCGGCTCGTGTGTACACCTCGGAGGTGACGCAACCGCACCTGAGGGGTATGCTGTGTGCTTTGGCCTCAATCGGCATCAGTTTGGGTGTGTTGTTCCAGTATACGCTCGGTGCTTTTACGACGTGGAAAATTCTGTCGGCCATTTCGGCTTGCGTTCCAGTTTTGGCGTTCACACTTATGCTGTTTATGCCGGAAACTCCCAACTATCTGGTGACCAAGAACAAACCGGACAAGGCTCTGAAGAGTTTGGCCATGCTTCGGGGATCGACCTACAATTTGGAAAGGGAAGTTAATCaattgcaaacgtttgcacagAAAAGTAACCAGAAGAAAAAGTTGTCACCGAAAGAAACCCTTCAAGCGCTACTACATCCGTCCTGCTTAAAGCCATTCGGCATACTGACCATCTACTTCATGATGTACCAGTTTAGCGGTGTCAACACAATCACGTTCTATGCGGTGGAGATCTTCCGCGATTCTGGTACAACTATGGATAAGTACACCTGTACGATCATGCTGGGAATTGTTCGGTTCATATTCACTATCATCGCAGCCATTCTACTGAGAAGGTGCGGTAGGCGTCCATTGACTTTCATCTCCGGCATTGGGTGTGGCTTTACGATGATCGGCTTGGGAACTTATTTGTACTACAAAAAAACTTGGGAAATGGCTGATCCACCAATCGCACCGACGGTTACCTGGTTCCCAGTTGCATGCATCTTCTTATTTACCATCACTTGTACGCTTGGATTCCTGGTAGTTCCTTGGGTGATGATCGGTGAACTGTACCCAATGAAGGTTCGAGGAATCGTTGGAGGATTCACCACATGTATGGCACATACGTTCGTGTTTATCGTTGTCAAAACATATCCGTTCCTGTCGCACGTGCTCGAGAGGCATGGAGCGTTCATCCTGTACGGATGTATTTCGTTTTTGGGTAAGTTATTtagcaaaagattttttaaccTTGTGTAAACCCACATTTCCTATTGCAGGAACTGTCTTCTTCTACCTTTGCCTGCCGGAAACCAAGGGCAAAAGTCTACAGGAAATCGAAGACTATTTTTCCGGTCGCATTAAATCGTTGCAGAAATCGAAGCAACTAGAAGCGGAAGGCCAGTTGAACAATAACTCCAAACCGCAGCTGCTGACTGTGGAGAAAAACAAGCTGCTACCTTGAGACGCCTGTAGCTAGGTCGATAGTGCCATACAAAGCGTAAAATGCTTGCGAACCGGAAGTATTGTAAGACGAAAAAAGTGATACTCTTCGCCCTGTACCCCATCCCTACTCCAAAATTCAAAAGGCCATCATTTATCTGCAGCTGCTAGAATGACAATGGCGCAGTGAACCA carries:
- the LOC131689263 gene encoding facilitated trehalose transporter Tret1-2 homolog; this encodes MTGKETSALVDKGALPKIEATSEKGVTLPNLEGQPSKSERGKALRQVIAAFIANLGTINTGLIFGFSAVVIPQLQTPDSIITVDESQSSWIASLSAIGTPIGCLLSGYMMDKFGRKKALLMTEIPLIIGWIMISCATNVEMIYAGRVLTGFGSGMVGAPARVYTSEVTQPHLRGMLCALASIGISLGVLFQYTLGAFTTWKILSAISACVPVLAFTLMLFMPETPNYLVTKNKPDKALKSLAMLRGSTYNLEREVNQLQTFAQKSNQKKKLSPKETLQALLHPSCLKPFGILTIYFMMYQFSGVNTITFYAVEIFRDSGTTMDKYTCTIMLGIVRFIFTIIAAILLRRCGRRPLTFISGIGCGFTMIGLGTYLYYKKTWEMADPPIAPTVTWFPVACIFLFTITCTLGFLVVPWVMIGELYPMKVRGIVGGFTTCMAHTFVFIVVKTYPFLSHVLERHGAFILYGCISFLGTVFFYLCLPETKGKSLQEIEDYFSGRIKSLQKSKQLEAEGQLNNNSKPQLLTVEKNKLLP